ctattaaccgttgaagagttccgtcctgcggagacgatcctggctggactaccaggatgtcactacaaaattattatattgtcacgcgatttacataagtattccaaatttcaagtcaatctgactactggaagttggtcaaatttaacttgtaagatttgattacagacagacaggcagacaacgggacaggtgaaactaaataaaagcttgcaaaaactTGTGAAAAAAGCCAGCtacaatgcaatattttttgcattaatCGTGAACCAGTTTCAAAAAAAACGGATCACacatattacattttttaagaaataaagtttaacaaaaaaaatattcactgAATGCTGcgcatttttgtttttctttgtcCTATGAACGCAGTCATTTATAAAACTGACAGCtcatatttttgttttggtGGCAACATTGTAAGCACTAGGGGTGAGGTGAGATGGGCACAAGACAGAAGAATGCTGTTTTACATGTCGATGGATTTTCATCTTTCGGACTGAATAATGGAAATGCTACTGGAGTTATAGAAAAATCTTCCTAATAAAAGCTAATGTCTGTTCTAGTTTACAATGAAGTGAATACTAATTACTTTGTTATCAAATATTTCTTTGATTATTTATGAGTCACGTGCGAAAGCTACCTTGTAAACCTAAGATatcgatattttgatattttcgtCTCCCTAGCGCAATTATGGCATGGTAGGTACCACTCTTTCGttcattcataaataaaaaatcattcattcagCAATAATCACTTTTTCTTGAAGTGCGGAAAGCATGTAAATGTATGTGAGAAAATCACATTTTTCATATGATTAAGCGCTAAGTCACTCTCaaaagctttaattttattcttacgACGTAAAACAATGGCTAGTAACGAGGAAACAACTGGACCCGTGTCCAAGGAGGATATCGAGGCGGCCGAAAAACTGAAAAACGAAGCAAACGAATACTTTAAAAGTAAGTATTAGCGTAATAACCATTCAAGATCATATAATACATTTgaacttaaatttttatgacGTTCCAATATTGATCGTGTCAAGAATAGAATAAAAATTGATCGTCATAACCTCAATTTCAGAGCAAAACTACAATTCGGCAATCGAACTGTATACAAAGGCGATAGAAAAAAATCCTAATCATGCGGTGTATTACGGTAATAGAAGTATATCTAACTTGCGGTTGGAGAACTTTGGTTATGCTTTGGGAGACGCTTCGAAAGCAATCGAGCTGGATCGTGGGTACACAAAGGCTTATTACAGACGAGCGGCAGCTCACATGTCCCTCGGGAAGTACAAACTAGCACTTAAGGACTTTGAATATGTAAGTACAGTAGCCAGTAAGTAGTGTAGTAGTCTTATACAACATAATCAGTTCATAAACGTCATCTTAGAAGGAAAACTGGAAGGGAAGCGAAAAAGAGGGAGGCAGAGGATTGAGTATGCAAAGCAAATAAAGGAGAAGGCATTTGACATGTTGTATAAGGAGGTTAAAGAGCAGCCTTGAGTAGAGAGGTGGGGAGCCATTCATCGGCTACACCAAAAtgagtgtaactcttaaataagaagTACAGAAGCCAATTTACTTCACTATACTTGCATAAGGCTGGTACACAGTGATGGACTAGCAGTAGGACAATAGCAGCGTCTCACTCTGTGAGGCACCAAATATCCGCAAGTTCTGTGATCAAATCCTAAACAAAGCTAAAAATATGcttattacctacttacatcTGGAGGGGGCCTCATTCAGCTTTGCCACCCCAGGCCCCAAACAGGCTTAGTCTGCAACTGCTGGTACCATCAccggcattaatatctgccacagtggagtgtgcaaaaatatctgacatgtccttctgaccctagaaatagtgttgtatcagatatttatgcaggctTGTTGTAAGTTGTGTACAGTCAGTTATTCACAGACACATACACTAAAAAAGAGAAAAGCATGATTTAATTATATCGGCATAGCAAcagtgccggattaagactatttgatgccctaagcaatccacACCTATCCTTAAGTAGCCGGAATCAGCCTTTTGTGATTGCAAATTTTTttggtgctgtttatggtgACGTGATGCCTTAGGGCAATAGGGATGCTGAcagcattaaaaaataattctaaagaaacaacttcagtaaaaaaacactttattttagccctgaaaaccagattaattttggattaactgcaaaattagattttttgtttctttaaaacaaataaatagttatataGCTATTTCTCTTTCAAACTATGGGAGAGTTGTGTTtggacagctcataaaaagtatgtcagttgattggtggagtcaacatccctattgcttaatttgcttatgggctaatccagCACTGCATAGCAACAATATTGTCAGTCAAAATATTATAATCTCAAACACAATCAGGAAAACCAGACTTCGTTCCTACAACTAaagtacaatattattttttcctttttatatttacaacaaaatatttacatttgcAGGTAACCAAAGTGAGACCAAACGACCAAGATGCAAAAATGAAATTCAACGAGTGCAACAAAATTGTCAAGAAGATAGCTTTTGAAAAGGCTATCTCTGTTGATAAGAAAGAAGTGAACATCGCTGACTCCATCAACCTGGAGTCAATGAGTAAGTTCTTAAAAAACATCCACTTCATTAAAAAACTCACTAgtaatgcttcatttacctatccacttgacagtccaaagataccatggtatccaaaaccaaaatgcttcaaaccGTCCATGGATACTTTAGTGTCGTAAAGtttaaccttgattttgtgaataaatcataaattacatgctatttttttataaatagtatttgaatgagtaaacattaatttacgtctcagtatttcttctttattcaaaaccttgtagtAAAAAAATTGTGGACACATTGCGCGTTTCGTCCGTCGATAAAAAACCTTGACGGTTTGAGGCATATTGGTCGCGCGctccggactgtcaagtggctatactcgctccgtccgccaagctgtttccaccagtgatgcgctgagcgaggataggtgtttctattagttcatgacaaacacattccccccaacatatcctcgcacatctctggtggaaatgcagcctaatGGTCAAGTATAGAGTTGACTTCTGTCTGTGTACCAGTTGAAGGCTCGGTCAGAATATctgtgtattatttattatcctaTATTGtataaagaaaagcttgtagaatcacctttgtgtataggttgtaataagactgaagaccttattcattttcttttggaatgtgatcagaataagggcatcagagacaggtatttggatggtatgggcttgttcaatggaggtgtaaatgtaattctaagtcaactgctttcagaagaagcgatgctgATTAACAGGTTgattagacaggcctttgcatccagagacgtggctTTGGTGCAAGGGAGAGCATAAAATTTGTAGTGTGATAACTGAGGCtgcccatgaggctgacatagtcacatttgtaACTAAAGCCTCATTAAAatactagattaaaaaaaaaaaaacaagaaaagctCAAAGGTGTTGTGTCTTTGTGTGGTAATACCAGTTGGCCAACAACTATCCCAGCTTTCTTTTATTTACCTTTACCTGttattttggttattttttttatatttttattttgtcttcaGCTATTGAAGATGAATATGAGGGCCCAGGGCTGGAAGATGGTAAAGTGACCCTCAAATTTGTCACCGAACTGATGGAATTTTACAAGCAACAGAAAAAATTACACAAGAAATATGCTTATAAGGTAACAATTGGTTCATTTGAGGTAGATAcctcatttttaatataagcttttttcactttaaacttattacacatttttttcgcTTTTGTTATCTGAATTTAGTAAGACGTCCGCTGCTGCCTCTTCATTAAccccacaatgaatgacaactcgacACTTGCATTCACGGTTGTTCGCAACTCTCGCAAAAAGTCTTCAATAACGACAAATAACGATCAGAACGGTTCCAATTAAATTATGAACGTAGTCCCACTGAGCTTCAAGAAGCAAGTACTACgagtcttatttttttattatttcttaatgtTCTTTCCAGATTCTGATTGATGTCAAAGCATATCTTCAAAAGCAACCCTCACTAGTAGACATCAAAGTAGCAGATGACAAGAAGTTCACAGTCTGCGGAGACATCCACGGACAGTACTATGACTTGATGAACATATTTGCCCTCAATGGATTGCCTTCGGAAACCAACCCATACCTATTCAATGGAGACTTTGTGGATCGAGGGTCTTTCAGTGTGGAGTGCATCTTCACCCTGTTTAGCTTCAAACTATTGTTCCCTAATCACTTTTTCATGTCAAGAGGTaagtgtttttaacccccgacgcaaaaagaggggtgttataagtttgaccgctatgtgtgtctgtctgtggcaccgtagctcttaaacgggtggaccgatttgaatttgaaagcagggtttctagcaatggttcttagacatgtttcatcaaaatctatccagccgtttttgagatattgaactttgaagtgacaaagtcgagggttatccaactttttgttgagtGATCTATATTTAACTATAATCTCTCTGCGTAAGGTCACAGTCGCCTGCGCAGCATCACCTATTGCTACTTTTACAATCATTAGAAAAggtgtttccgtacaaattacgAGGGAATCAatacctatagggtacttccagtggTCATAGAACATGAATTTTGATATCAAGCtgcttgatgaacctgtaaattcgtactgcatcttccgatactggacaactcaaaataatattcactgattggttttttggagtcttttgtatttttttatttcaactccaaattcgttacttttacgggtatcccgtgaaaccatatcgaaaatactaactgagacatggatgcacagaaaaaccagaaaagagaccagcactgagaATCAAACCCAGGCCCTCAGCAATCAGTgctgcgtgcgtgcgtgtgtaggggttatagcagtAAACTAACTAAGTAAACTTTTCAGTGTTTTTCTTGTCCCGTAACGCAGCAGACATCAGTAGAtaaactttgttagaaaaatggtTGCAATTTAAACTATTTAGCAGCTTGTGAGTGATGTCATTGCCTTAAATCTGTAACCCCCGACCTGTTCATGGTGCAGTGAATATCATATCCGTGCGTGCATGttaagcacgcagcacggattgctgaggagatttgttctggtttttctgtgcatccatgtctcagtttgtatcaCTCAAATACCTCTCACGGCTATCCTTAGTCAAATTATCCCTAGTAAAAGTTAGTTGTGCCAGATTTAAGGCAATGACTTCATCGCTCATCTGCTAAGCATgctaaatagtataaattgcaaccatttttctaacaaagtgtatcactgatttCTCCTGAGTTACAAGACAATAAAAACACTGAAAAGTTGATTCACCCAACAAACAACACAtggatttaaaaaacaaatcatCTTACCTTCCAGGAAACCACGAGACCCTCGACATGAACCGCATGTATGGCTTCAGAGGAGAGGTCACCTCTAAATACACCGCTCAGATGGCAGATCTCTTCACCGAGGTGTACAACTGGCTTCCGCTAGCGCACTGTATCAACAGCCGAGTGCTAGTCATGCACGGGGGATTGTTCTCGAAGGATGACATCACGCTGGATGACATTAGGAAGGTGGATAGGAACAAGCAACCACCGGAAGATGGTAAGAGACAAAGCTAAAGGGTCATTCTTTTTAACCTACTTCAGAAAAAGAAGGAgattcatttattgaatcagatgtTAGTTTGCGAAGTTCTATATGAACtctaaacaattactttgctcacccgtgatcttataatcatcatcagaacaacacaaccaattactagcacttgaggtatcccatctttggcctctaggttggcaacgcatctgcaatccccctggtgttgcaggtgtctatgggcggtgatgatctcttaccatcaagagacccacttgctcgttttccatccaattgaattaaaaaaaaaaacaaccgttCATCCTGAACTCTGGTTTAGTTCGAAATTGGTCAGCGTATTGTAGTGCGGATAGTTCTTAcagcatgaacacacatttgctGCATAGAGTCAGgcatcgtaaggtcgcgggtgagcaaagttattgtttattaaatagttCATGGACGAGGTTACCAGTtctgctgatttttttttttatgtttgcttCCTCAAGCTCtgtcatttatgaaccaatttccattttttttttcttggaaCGGAAATACTTCCAAGtaggtcccattgtcaccaattggtaccatcagccaaatatgtggtctaccaccctaaagttgataatcgtttgcatgtcacaaaacaataatgccaatagacgtgtctgtcaacttgaaagtttgactttagcgatGACAtctatttgataggaacttgtttaaaaattgatagaccacttatttggctgatggtaccatttGTAACAATAGGTTATTTTGGAAGACCatagttttcattttatatttcaacttcTTCAGTCGAATCTGACTGTAAATGTTCACCTTGAAATTACTTCATCCCAAGATCCACACTActtttaaataacataaaaattgaatgggcaaataagatttatcTTATTGcgctaattaaatttaaaaacagttcactgGCACGGCTAACTGAAAAGACGTGACAAGTTTGACTTTAATGTACAAAATGGTcttttcataatattattgtatctaCCTACTCAAATATCAAGGTGATCATCAAGGTAGGTATAGAATAGACGGCGCGGAACTAAAACCTTAAATCATATTTGCCTCTCTCTCGTTTGAGACATGTGAGCAAGAGtgcaatattaaaaatatatttttttttttctctactaaccgaaagtgcaaaattttcattaaaatcgagcgtccctccccctctaaaatctaaactgttgggtggaaacttttaaaaaaaatctgcatggtagtaaatatattaaatttacaaggaaaattataacggctaagattgcatgagaattattagtagtttatgaataaatagcagcctataaaatatacctaaaatacgaaatccttagaaaaatattacatgatTTTTTCGTACAGGGCTACGGAACTctgtcttgggcgtgtccgacacgctcttggccggttttttaaacctGAAAAAtgtcacgatttttttttctttcttcctttcatAGGGTTCTAG
This region of Choristoneura fumiferana chromosome 11, NRCan_CFum_1, whole genome shotgun sequence genomic DNA includes:
- the PpD3 gene encoding protein phosphatase D3 → MASNEETTGPVSKEDIEAAEKLKNEANEYFKKQNYNSAIELYTKAIEKNPNHAVYYGNRSISNLRLENFGYALGDASKAIELDRGYTKAYYRRAAAHMSLGKYKLALKDFEYVTKVRPNDQDAKMKFNECNKIVKKIAFEKAISVDKKEVNIADSINLESMTIEDEYEGPGLEDGKVTLKFVTELMEFYKQQKKLHKKYAYKILIDVKAYLQKQPSLVDIKVADDKKFTVCGDIHGQYYDLMNIFALNGLPSETNPYLFNGDFVDRGSFSVECIFTLFSFKLLFPNHFFMSRGNHETLDMNRMYGFRGEVTSKYTAQMADLFTEVYNWLPLAHCINSRVLVMHGGLFSKDDITLDDIRKVDRNKQPPEDGIMCELLWSDPQPMMGRAPSKRGVGCQFGPDVTANFLQRNGLDYVIRSHEVKNDGYELAHDGKCITVFSAPNYCDTMGNLGAFITMNGKDLEPNFTTYEAVPHPDVKPMAYANSFLSMLCQ